The window AGAATGAACATGCAGCCTTTTGAGTCTGTGTCCATTCACTCAGCAGGAAGCATTTGGAATTCATGTGGTCTTCTACCCATCAGGCCTTGCTGTTTCTTCACAATGCTCGGTTCTCTGGAGGTAGCACAGTTTGTATTCATTCAGTGGCTGGAGGACTTTGGGTTTGTTTACAGTCTGGAGagtatgaataaagctgctgtgaacattgaATACTGTGTTGAACTGTGTTCTTGTATGAACACGGTTTTTCATTTCATCTCTCGTTCATTTCATTCATCCTTCAGAGGGAAATGACTGGGTTATATGACTGTGTATAGGGTTAACTGTGAGCCGCCACACACTGCTTTCTACAGACTTCACCGCTGGTTTTTGTGTGACACCAGCATCATGTGATGGTTCTGGTTGCTGCACATCCTCGCTGGCCCTTGGCATTGTCCAGTTTGGGGGGGCAGAAGTGGACAGATTTTTATTGTTGTCATTATAaaggttgtttgtgtgtgtatgtgtgtcctgggccatgcatggtggcacacattttccCCCCTGTCTTCTAAATGTCCTCCTAATGTCTTTGTAAACACTTATGGAGCTTTAAGACTTTAGGTATAGAAGGGGATATAGATTTAGCCCAGGCTACTGTATAGGTGCTTGAGGGATAGGTCCTCCAGTATTTTTTACTGTCTGTTGAAAACCTTATCATCCTCACATAAGCAACAAATGCCTATTAATGCCACTGCAAACACTTCTTAGTAATATATAGTGATGTTTCTTTCCTAGAACCTGGACCCTTTCCGGGGATCGTGGACCTTTTTGGAGTTGGAGGTGGCCTTCTGGAGTATCGAGCAAGTCTGCTGGCTGGGAAGGGTTTTGCTGTCATGGCTCTGGCTTATTATAACTACGATGACCTCCCCAAGGGCATGGATGCCATGCACGTGGAGTATTTTGAAGAAGCCGTGAACTACCTGCTTAGCCACCCTGAGGTTAGATCCCCTCAAGTTTTATTGGCCCCTGTCATATCTCCTCATCGTGTGCTTGATTTCACAGAATGAGTGAACTGATGACagcctctctctctttattttacaAAGAGCCCAAACCTACTTGAGGTTTCTAGGTTTAATACAagtaaagggaaggagaaaggtaggGCCATCCTCAGCCAGTGCTCATTCAGATGATGTGCTCAGCAGCTctctcctgcctgtgtcttcatgtccctgtctgtgtctctgtccccgTGTCCCCATGTCCCTGTGCCCTTGTGCGAGCACTGGGTGAACTTGACAACCAGCAGCAGGAGACCAGGGTGCTCTGAACTTTCTAGATTCAGTACGGCACAGGCTGAGGTGGTAATCCttgcttgttttaaaattttataagcaGAAATTCAAGTGGCTAGAAGCGTTGGTGCTCTTGGAGAAGTGGAGCCAGTGTAGGCTGCGTCTAGAGAGAAGTGGGAGACTAGATTTTGCCCATTTCCCACTCCACGCCTTGgcacttctctttcttcttggaTAAGTAGATACCCAGTTTCAtctttgttgctgtgattaaaaataaaaataccccgacaaaagcaactcacagagaaagggcttattttaacTCACGGTCCCAGCCCACGTCCATTAAAGTAGGGAAGTCACAGGGGTGGATGCTGGTCATGCCACACTCATAATCAGGATCAGAGAGCCAAGAGTGCATGCATGCTGATCCTCAGCTCTCTTTTTCCAGTTTTATACAGCCTAGGGTCCAGCTCAAGAAACAGTGCCACCTACGTTCATGGTGTGTGGTCCCACCTCAAGAAATTCccttaaggggctggagagatggttcaggggttaagagcactgactgttcttcctgaggtcctgagttcaatccccagcaaccacatggtggctcacaaccatctatagtgggatctgataccctctgcTGGCACTCAGGTTtgcatgcagagcactcatacataaatttaaaaaaaaaaaagaagaaagaaattcccTTAAAGGCGTGTCTACAAGTCAACCCAGCCTTAGGTTCCTCATGTTAACTCCTTTCCTAAGTGAGTCTAGACAGTTGAAAATTTCATAGTAATTAAAGCATCATTTGATCATGTAATTATTAGGACTTTAATGAGGAGTCATATTTAACAGTGGTCAAGGGTACTGTTGCCAAAGGGGAGAGGTGAGGAGGATGAAGAGTAGAAgcggaaagagagagagagagagagagagagagagagagagagagagagagagagagagagagagagagatttctatGAGAGGTCAGCCAAAAGATCTTTTGCTTATAGCCCAGAGGACTCTGGGATTCAGGACAGGGGCGGTCCTTGTGAGATGGTGCCAACCCAAACCACCCAGAAGGCATTGAGCAGGAAAGTACAACAAACATCTCCCCACAGGGTTCTCAGGGATCCAGGGGAGAGAACAAAGTCATAACTAGTGTGGCCTGGGGCACAGGGCTGTGAGGAAATAGATGAGGCCCAGAGCAGGGAGGACCTCAGGAGGACCAGCAGAGAGAAGTAGAAAGGAGAGGAGGCCAGAAGTAAGTGTGGGAGGCCAACCCTAGAGAGACATAGTGGACAGCATCCCAAACACAACTAGAGGTGGCCGCTGAGATTGTGTGGGACACCCGAGAGCTGCCGTGGGAACAGGTAGATTGGGGAGTGAGAAGACGAGAGATTCCCCCTGACAGCTTCTGTTTTCTCACTGCAGCATGGAGAGCTGAAGGTGGAGGGGCATGTGGGGGCTCAAGAGGCCGAGGAGGTAGGAGAGGATGTGAGGCGGTCCTTTGGAGACGTGGAAAGTGAAATCCTAGTGATGTGTGGCAGGACTGGTGGGCCATGTGGGTGCCCATGTCAGATAAAGATAAGTCAACAGGAATGTTTGTTTTCCTTAGTTTCTTGGGGTCCATTGTCTCCACAGTCTAATGGCAAAGCAGGAGTGCAAGTGTCCTTTTAGACTAGCTTCATTCCTGCTAGAATGGTTTTGACAATAGATAGGAGTCCAGATGTTGACCCTGGTCCATGGAGCTTTCCAACTGGGCCTACTTGCTGTTCAATACTGTTCCTGAACTAATTCTCttattccttttatatttttctcaggTAAAAGGTCCAGGAGTTGGAGTGCTTGGCATTTCCAAAGGGGGTGAACTTGGCCTTGCTATGGCCTCCTTCCTGAAGGGCATCAAAGCTGCTGTCATCATTAATGGCTCTGTGGCTGCTGTTGGGAATACCATATACTACAAGGATGAGACTATCCCTCCTGTGACTATCCTGAGAAATCAAGTCAGAATGACCAAAGATGGCCTCCAGGATGTTGTGGATGCTCTGCAAAGCCCTTTGGTAGAGCAGAAGAGCTTCATCCCTGTGGAAAGGTCAGACACGGCCTTCCTGTTGCTTGTAGGTCAGGATGACCACAACTGGAAGAGCGAGTTCTATGCCAATGAGATCTCCAAACGCTTACAGGCCCATGGGAAGGAGAAGCCCCAGATCATCTGCTACCCGGAAGCGGGACATTATATTGAGCCCCCTTATTTCCCACTGTGCAAGGCTGGCATGCACCTCCTGGTGGGTGCTAATATCACCTTTGGAGGGGAGCCTAAGCCTCATGCCATGGCCCAGTTGGATGCATGGCAGCAACTCCAGACTTTCTTCCACAAACACTTGGGTGGTAAGAGTTAGGGGGTGACTCCCAAAATACAACCTATTTTTTAATGGCCTTGGGGGAAAAGGTTCAAATACATTGTAAGAATATCAGTTAATATTACTTCATCTGAACATAGTGTTGAATGTAGTGCTTGAATATAATATTCAAGGGCTGGAAacgtagttcagtggtagagtacctgacTGGCTTGTGTaagtccctgggttcaatcccaagtgCTGTAGGAAATCAGAAAAATGTTATATGGAAACTGTACCTTTTCAAGGAATTGTGCCTGGAATCAAAAGAATATCATGAGTAGCCACACTGTTGTGTCATTAAAAATTATGTACTTCAATTCTTGGGCCAATGTTGCTGTTACTATCTTCCTTTCAAGAAGTGGGTTTGGGGTGACCTGGAGGGCTTCTTTTCAGATGCTTAACACATGTATAGGCAGCAGTGAAAAGAAGGTTTTTGTTGCACACATATCCAATGAGAACACCTGTTGTTTTTAACAAGATCTACATTGTTTGATTTTGCCAATAAAGACTCagaagccagatgctggggtgaaaacctgctagttcagagaggcagagaaagcacctggCTGACTTTCCTCCTCTGCCGACGTCCCAGAGAGAGGCCTTTCTCCTATGCTGTCTCAAACCAAACTCCTCCAACTGAATGTCCCTATTTTCTACTTcctgtatgtgtctctctctctgtcctccttACTCCCTCTTACtccctatgttttttttttccccctgtcaactggttgctcgCTCTGcttcttgacctatggttgattttATCACATCCTGTTCACAGTATTCAAGCAGACGACATCTGCTCTTGaatttaaaggcgtgtgctagggctgagccacactaCAGCTAGAAGCAGATTTTTCAGTAAATAACTCAAtctcggggttcacagtgtggTCAAATAGCCTGCAACGAACATCAATTTACAAAGCAAACCAACAATGGGAAAAGAATCCCCTTCATATATGAGCTCCATGCCATGACAACACTTGGGGATGATGAGCATTTAGTCCAGGAAGCAACAGAGCAGCTAGGGGAGGAAACAGAGATTCTAGGAATCCCATGTTGTGTCAATCTTCATCCTGTCTGAGAGGCAAGGAAGAGAATGTGTGTAAGGAAGAGCTCTCGTCCTCGCACATTTAGTAATCCACCAGTCAACTGTTGGTCATATGAGCACAGGAGGAAGGATTTCTTTACCCAGTGCTAGATTCATGGTTGAGCCTTTATAACACAAGACAGGCTGTCAGGAGAAAAGCATATAAACTTATTTAACTAAGTGGAGCCTTcagaaatgaaatctcaaagtagtatGGAAGTTTGTGTGTTTTACGGCTCAGTGTGATGGAAAGTTCATTGCTTAGAAGCATTTTGGGAAAAGGAGCATGACCTGCTGGTGTTAACTAGGAGGTCAGGAACACAGGAAAGTGTGTACttaggttttattgctgtgataaaactccattaccaaaagcagcttggggaggaaagggttacaCTTCCacaaagggtttacttggcttacacttccacagcactgctcATTATCAAAGAAGTCAGTACAGGGGCCCAAGGCAGGAATCtggctggaagcaggaactgaagcagaagccgtggaggaGCATTGTTACTGAATTGTTCTTCATAGCTCACTGAGCCTGCTTCTTaaaccacccaggaccacctgaccaAGTAGTGGCACCACCCAAAGTGCTGGGCTCCTCCCACATCAGTTATTAATAAAAGAACAATGCtcccagacttgcctacaggcaatc is drawn from Peromyscus eremicus chromosome 14, PerEre_H2_v1, whole genome shotgun sequence and contains these coding sequences:
- the LOC131924244 gene encoding acyl-coenzyme A thioesterase 1-like, coding for MAATLSLEPAGRSCWDEPLSITARGLAPEQPVTLRAALRDEKGALFRAHARYRADAHGRLDLARAPALGGSFAGLEPMGLLWALEPERPFWRLVKRDVRTPFVVELELLDGHEPDGGRLLARAVHERHFMAPGVRRVPVREGRVRATLFLPPEPGPFPGIVDLFGVGGGLLEYRASLLAGKGFAVMALAYYNYDDLPKGMDAMHVEYFEEAVNYLLSHPEVKGPGVGVLGISKGGELGLAMASFLKGIKAAVIINGSVAAVGNTIYYKDETIPPVTILRNQVRMTTTGRASSMPMRSPNAYRPMGRRSPRSSATRKRDIILSPLISHCARLACTSWWVLISPLEGSLSLMPWPSWMHGSNSRLSSTNTWVVRVRG